From Chloracidobacterium thermophilum B:
CCACGGCGTGGAGTGCCTCATCACGGCCAACGATGCCACGGTCAAGGGCGGCGCGTTTTATCCGATGACGGTCAAGAAAAGCCTGCGCGCACAGCAAATTGCGCTTGAAAACCGTCTGCCATGCATCTCGCTCGTGGAATCGGCCGGGGCCAACCTGTTTTACCAGGCGGAAATGTTCGTCGAGGGCGGCCGCGGCTTCGGCAATCAGGCGCGGCTGTCGGCGCGGGGCATTCCCCAGGTGGCCCTTGTGTTTGGCAGCAGCACGGCCGGCGGCGCGTATGTGCCGGGCATGTCCGATTACGTCGTCATGGTCCGGCGGCAGGCCAAGGTGTTTCTCGGCGGGCCGCCGCTGGTCAAAGCGGCCACGGGCGAGGACATTGACGACGAAACCCTGGGCGGCGCGGACATGCACGGGCGCGTGTCGGGCGTCAGTGACTACACGGCGGAAGACGATGCTGACGCCATTCGGATTGGACGCGAGATCGTCGCCAGCCTCAACTGGCGCAAACCGCCGGTGCCCAACTACCAGACGCCGGAGCTGCCGGCCTATGACCCGGACGAACTGCTGGGCATCATTCCGGCCAACCCGCGCAAAAGCTTCGACATGCGTGAGGTCATCGCCCGGATTGTGGACGGCTCGCGGTTTCTCGAATTCAAGCGCGACTACGGCCCGACGCTCCTTACCGGCCACGCCCACATCGAGGGCTTTCTGGTCGGCATCATCGCCAACAACGGCATTCTGTTTTCGGAATGCGCCCTCAAAGCAGCCCACTTCATCCAGCTCTGCAATCAGGCACGCCTCCCGATCATTTATCTGCACAACACGCCCGGTTTCATGATTGGCCGCAAGGTCGAGCACGAAGGCATCGTCAAGCACGGCTCGAAGATGATCCAGGCGGTGTCCAATGCCACCGTGCCGCAGTTTTCAGTCATCGTGGGCGGCTCCTACGGGGCCGGCAACTATGCCATGTGCGGCCGCGCCTACGACCCACGGCTGCTCTTTTCCTGGGTCAACAGCCGGATTGCCGTCATGGGCGGCGAACAGGCGGCCGGCGTCCTGGTGCAGGTCCGGCTGGCGGCTATGAAAGCCCGTGGGCAGACGCCCAACCCGGAACAGTTGGAAGCCATGCGGCGCGAAGTCGTCGAACAGTTCGAGGCGCAATCGTCAGCTTACTACGCCACGGCGCGACTCTGGGACGACGGCATCATTGACCCGCGCGACACCCGGCGCGTCCTGGCCATTGGCATTTCGATGTCCTACAACTCCGGCTTTGCCGAGGAACCGGCGCCCCGCTATGGCGTCTTCCGCATGTAGCTGCCGCACATGGGCAGGTATGCGCATGTGTAGGGGCAGGTTCCCATACCTGCCCCTACACATGCGCACAGGCGGGCACCTCATCCAGGGCTTCTTCCGGCTCCGGCAGCCACTCGCCGGCGGCTTCCCGTTCACCCATGCGGGTAAAGTAGTCGGCGATGCGTTCGGTGAGTTCCGTCCGGGTCTGGGCGTGAAACACCTGGGTACGGAAGATAGCCCCGCCCGGCAGACCCTTCGTAAACTGCGCACAGAGCTGCTTGACCTTGCCCATGGCGGCCGTTTCCGTCGGACACTCGGCCAGCATCAGGTCAAAGTATTCGAGCAGGACATCCCGTTTGTCGTAGAGCGTCGGGCGGTAGGGCGTTTCGCCGCGCATGGCTTCGGCGGTTTGCCGGAAAATCCACGGGTTGGCCATGGCGCCGCGGCCAATCATGACGCCATCCACGCCGGTTTCACGGAAACGGCGAATGGCATCCGCCGGCTGGCGGACATCCCCGCAGCCGATGACCGGAATGGAGACCGCCTGTTTGACCTGGGCGATGATGTCCCAGTTGGCAAAGCCGCTGTAGCCCTGCATGCGCGTCCGCCCGTGAATGGCAATGGCCTCAACGCCGCAATCTTCCGCCAGCTTGCCGACTTCCACGGCCACAATCGAGTTGTCGTCCCAGCCGGTACGAATCTTGATCGTGAGCGGAATGGTGATGCGCCGGCGCATTTCCCGCAAAATGACGGCCAGATGCGGCAGATCGCGGAGCAGCGACGAACCGGCCCCGCGTCCGACGACCTTTTTGGCCGGACAGCCGCAGTTGACATCCACAATATCGGCGCCGGCTTCCTGGGCGACTTCGGCGGCATCGGCCATGCGCTTCGGATCAACCCCAAAGAACTGAATCGAGATGGGACGTTCCGCGTCGGTGAACTTCATCATCTTGTGGGTCTTAAGATTGCCGCGCGTCAGGCCCTCGACGCTGATGAACTCCGTCACGATCAGGCCCACGCCCCCCAGCCGCTTGATGAGTCCCCGAAAGGCGGAATCCGTCACCCCGGCCATAGGGGCCAGCACCAGCGGCGGTTGAATGACGACGTTCCGAATGGAAAAAGCGGTTGGCAGTGCAAAGGTCATGGCAGGTCTTCGTTCGAAAGAGCCGTTTCGATTTCCGCCGCCGAGACGGTCGCCGTGCCACGCTTCATGACGACGATACCGGCGGCAATGTTGGCCAGATGCATGGCCGTTTCCCAGTCAGCACCGGCGGCCAGCGCGGCGGTAAAGGCCACGAGGACCGTATCACCTGCGCCGGTCACATCCACCGGCGTCCGGCTGCCGTGAACCGGAATGGACAGCGGAGCAGTTCCACTACGGGCCAGCGTCATGCCCTCTGCACCACGTGTCAGCAGCAGGGCATCGAGTGCAAGCTGCTCCCGCAACCGTTCCGCATGGTAACTGGCGGCGTCAAGGTCGTGGAAGGTTGCGCCGGCCAGCCGTTCGGCTTCTTCCTGGTTTGGCGTCGCGGCGGTCAGACTGTGAAAGTCTGCCAGCCGGTGCCGT
This genomic window contains:
- the dusB gene encoding tRNA dihydrouridine synthase DusB, which translates into the protein MTFALPTAFSIRNVVIQPPLVLAPMAGVTDSAFRGLIKRLGGVGLIVTEFISVEGLTRGNLKTHKMMKFTDAERPISIQFFGVDPKRMADAAEVAQEAGADIVDVNCGCPAKKVVGRGAGSSLLRDLPHLAVILREMRRRITIPLTIKIRTGWDDNSIVAVEVGKLAEDCGVEAIAIHGRTRMQGYSGFANWDIIAQVKQAVSIPVIGCGDVRQPADAIRRFRETGVDGVMIGRGAMANPWIFRQTAEAMRGETPYRPTLYDKRDVLLEYFDLMLAECPTETAAMGKVKQLCAQFTKGLPGGAIFRTQVFHAQTRTELTERIADYFTRMGEREAAGEWLPEPEEALDEVPACAHV
- a CDS encoding acyl-CoA carboxylase subunit beta; this encodes MLIESKIKTDSEEFQTNYTAMLAQCEQLHERLELVRQGGGPAAQERFRSRGKLLPRERIEQLIDPRSDFLELSPLAAWEMYDNEAPCASFIAGIGRVHGVECLITANDATVKGGAFYPMTVKKSLRAQQIALENRLPCISLVESAGANLFYQAEMFVEGGRGFGNQARLSARGIPQVALVFGSSTAGGAYVPGMSDYVVMVRRQAKVFLGGPPLVKAATGEDIDDETLGGADMHGRVSGVSDYTAEDDADAIRIGREIVASLNWRKPPVPNYQTPELPAYDPDELLGIIPANPRKSFDMREVIARIVDGSRFLEFKRDYGPTLLTGHAHIEGFLVGIIANNGILFSECALKAAHFIQLCNQARLPIIYLHNTPGFMIGRKVEHEGIVKHGSKMIQAVSNATVPQFSVIVGGSYGAGNYAMCGRAYDPRLLFSWVNSRIAVMGGEQAAGVLVQVRLAAMKARGQTPNPEQLEAMRREVVEQFEAQSSAYYATARLWDDGIIDPRDTRRVLAIGISMSYNSGFAEEPAPRYGVFRM